The Dioscorea cayenensis subsp. rotundata cultivar TDr96_F1 chromosome 19, TDr96_F1_v2_PseudoChromosome.rev07_lg8_w22 25.fasta, whole genome shotgun sequence genome includes a window with the following:
- the LOC120284064 gene encoding ammonium transporter 2 member 5-like codes for MSLPASLLPTEASPEWLNKGDASWQLIAATLVGLQSVPGLVILYGSIVKKKWAVNSSFMALYAFAAALVVWVGWAFNMSFGEEMFPFLGRPATALDQKSLLGQGFAGFYSSATLVYFQFVFAAITVVLIAGALIGRMDFRAWIIFVPLWLTFSYTIGAFSIWSPNGFLFKAGIMDFAGGFVIHLSSGISGFTAAYWVGPRLAKDRERFPPNNILLTLAGAGLLWMGWSGFNGGAPYAANIDASLAVLNTHVCTATSLLVWLSLDMFVFKKPSVVGAVQGMITGLVCITPAAGLVQGWAAIIMGLLSGSIPWFTMMVLHKKIKFLKHIDDTLAVFHTHAVAGMLGGILTGIFGEPRLNRLFFGDDTRYIGLAYAMKDGRLTAGFRQIGIQFAGILFILILNVVVTSVICVLVRLVVPLRLSEEEMLVGDDAIHGEDAYAVWGDGETFENSVHSAEQYSHALRGVEMI; via the exons ATGTCACTTCCGGCCAGTCTCCTCCCGACGGAGGCCTCACCGGAGTGGCTAAACAAAGGCGACGCATCATGGCAACTCATAGCAGCAACTCTCGTTGGCCTGCAAAGCGTGCCCGGTCTGGTCATCCTCTACGGCTCCATCGTCAAGAAGAAATGGGCAGTGAACTCCTCATTCATGGCCCTCTACGCCTTCGCCGCCGCTCTCGTCGTCTGGGTCGGATGGGCTTTCAACATGTCCTTCGGTGAAGAGATGTTCCCATTTCTGGGCCGGCCTGCAACTGCTCTCGACCAGAAATCACTGCTGGGACAAGGCTTTGCCGGATTTTACAGTAGTGCAACTCTGGTTTATTTCCAGTTTGTGTTTGCTGCCATTACTGTTGTTCTCATTGCTGGTGCTTTGATTGGAAGGATGGATTTTAGGGCTTGGATAATCTTTGTGCCTTTGTGGCTCACCTTCTCTTACACTATTGGTGCTTTCAGTATTTGGTCTCCAAATGGCTTCTTGTTCAAAGCTGGTATCATGGATTTTGCTGGTGGTTTTGTCATTCATCTCTCTTCTGGTATTTCTGGATTCACCGCTGCATATTGG gttGGACCAAGATTGGCGAAGGATAGAGAGAGATTTCCTCCAAACAACATTTTGCTAACATTGGCTGGTGCTGGACTGCTATGGATGGGCTGGAGTGGGTTTAATGGTGGTGCACCTTATGCGGCCAACATCGATGCCTCTCTCGCTGTCCTCAACACACATGTTTGCACTGCCACCAGCCTCTTAGTTTGGCTTTCCCTTGACATGTTCGTTTTCAAGAAACCATCAGTTGTTGGTGCTGTTCAGGGCATGATCACTGGTCTTGTCTGCATTACACCTGCCGCAG GATTAGTGCAAGGATGGGCTGCAATTATAATGGGGCTGTTATCAGGAAGCATTCCATGGTTCACAATGATGGTGTTACACAAGAAAATCAAGTTCTTGAAGCACATTGATGACACACTTGCAGTATTCCACACACATGCAGTGGCTGGAATGCTTGGAGGAATCCTCACTGGAATTTTTGGTGAACCAAGACTAAACAGGCTCTTCTTTGGTGATGATACTCGATATATCGGTCTGGCTTATGCAATGAAGGACGGCCGGTTGACGGCAGGTTTCAGACAGATAGGCATTCAATTTGCTGgcattttatttatcttaatcttGAATGTTGTGGTAACTAGTGTTATATGTGTGTTGGTGAGGCTTGTGGTGCCATTGAGGTTGAGTGAGGAGGAGATGCTTGTTGGAGATGATGCTATACATGGTGAGGATGCTTATGCTGTTTGGGGAGATGGTGAGACATTTGAGAATTCAGTGCATAGTGCTGAGCAGTATTCTCATGCTCTCAGGGGAGTTGAGATGATTTGA